From a single Spartinivicinus poritis genomic region:
- a CDS encoding DUF2007 domain-containing protein: MKLIYTNENRFLVSNAKNLVENSGIAVTLKNEYAAGGMGDLSPLDTWLELWVVDDSDYEKAVQVIESSLSSVDSEEWNCNNCNEKNDASFEFCWSCQTEHS, encoded by the coding sequence GTGAAGTTAATATATACGAATGAAAACCGATTCCTAGTCAGCAACGCAAAAAACCTTGTAGAAAATTCAGGAATAGCGGTTACTTTAAAAAATGAATATGCTGCAGGAGGTATGGGGGATCTATCACCTTTAGATACTTGGCTTGAGCTTTGGGTCGTAGATGATTCTGACTATGAAAAAGCTGTTCAAGTGATAGAATCTTCACTTAGTTCTGTGGATTCAGAAGAATGGAATTGTAACAACTGTAATGAAAAGAATGATGCATCTTTTGAGTTTTGTTGGAGTTGTCAAACAGAGCACTCATAA
- a CDS encoding VOC family protein, with protein MEASLGTIMIYARNMEKSAEFYSKLFNFKTTGKVVDGLIELTPTCGGAGILIHQAAKSIKLGQVGVKLSFHVQDVANFISIAKQSNIEFGPIHEAKGYQFSNTKDPDGNSVSISSRSFRDQ; from the coding sequence ATGGAAGCATCACTCGGTACCATCATGATATATGCACGTAATATGGAAAAATCAGCAGAGTTTTACAGCAAGCTCTTTAACTTCAAAACAACGGGAAAAGTTGTTGATGGCTTGATTGAGTTGACTCCTACTTGTGGAGGGGCTGGAATTCTAATTCATCAAGCGGCTAAGAGTATAAAACTAGGTCAGGTTGGGGTAAAACTGAGCTTTCATGTACAAGATGTTGCTAACTTTATCTCTATTGCTAAACAGTCAAATATTGAATTTGGTCCTATACATGAAGCAAAGGGCTATCAGTTTTCAAATACTAAAGATCCTGATGGAAACTCCGTGAGTATTTCTAGTAGGTCATTCCGTGACCAATAA
- a CDS encoding trypsin-like peptidase domain-containing protein, with amino-acid sequence MSLPKLHPFACLFTTLVTVAPFSYLSAQSQTDQAAIQNVLTSKSAISQNAGITRNATVTTDATIKENVLTSLLSTKTENNTTQTIEASAQPQIIKIADKVVTATSLVPNQSLKKDQSHTIQEPGASFIKIHFSAFSLPKNSQVIVSNPDGSEAYRYGNSKRDNFTFDPDNGEDGKQAWASMSISGDTAIVKVETDPKYPWVEGKHQLKIGHYWKGYPEEVVEELIQTRSTCGKMQRKDAVCYKDSHPTEYAHTKPVARLVMGGGLCTAWRVSADNRMFTNNHCMSTQSKVSNSEVWFNYQRSQCGGGQKNKVVKVSGDKMLKTSRSNSLDYTLFTVKDFNSIKSFSYLGLDVREPQQNEDIYIAQHGAGNPKELSIEDDQNSRNRCQVDKPTSSRSNLGYKCDTTGGSSGSPVLANKSHKVIGLHHWGGCPSGTNSAAKIKDIWPEVAEHFNNKVPADGVGGNPNPNPDPDPNPNPNPNPKPNPDKFKPLSNKLNACLGVNSSAKINASSCQNDKSQQWELDTKGLLHPASAPEKCLQMPQWWKGSNRAVIGSCDSKQLHQRWQLKQGRLENLAYPMIYLKHFKAYGDWVGVWTKDNAEGAQWQWK; translated from the coding sequence ATGAGTTTACCTAAATTACACCCGTTTGCCTGTTTGTTTACTACGCTGGTAACCGTTGCACCCTTTAGCTATCTTTCTGCTCAATCACAAACTGATCAAGCAGCGATACAAAATGTATTAACGTCTAAATCAGCAATAAGCCAAAATGCTGGAATAACTAGAAATGCAACAGTAACTACAGATGCTACAATAAAAGAAAATGTATTAACTTCATTACTATCCACAAAAACAGAAAATAACACAACACAAACCATAGAAGCTAGTGCACAGCCGCAAATAATTAAAATTGCAGATAAAGTCGTTACGGCTACTAGCTTAGTACCTAATCAATCACTCAAAAAAGATCAATCTCACACAATTCAGGAACCCGGCGCCAGCTTTATTAAAATTCATTTTAGTGCTTTTAGCCTTCCTAAAAACAGCCAAGTGATTGTCAGCAACCCTGATGGTAGCGAAGCATATCGCTATGGTAATAGCAAACGCGATAATTTCACCTTTGATCCTGATAATGGAGAAGATGGTAAACAGGCTTGGGCCAGTATGTCGATTAGTGGTGATACCGCCATCGTCAAAGTTGAAACTGATCCTAAATACCCCTGGGTAGAAGGGAAACATCAATTAAAAATTGGTCACTATTGGAAGGGCTACCCAGAAGAAGTGGTTGAGGAACTCATCCAAACTCGCTCCACCTGCGGCAAAATGCAACGAAAAGATGCGGTTTGTTATAAAGACTCTCACCCAACTGAATATGCTCATACCAAACCTGTCGCCCGCTTGGTCATGGGCGGGGGTTTATGTACAGCCTGGCGAGTCAGTGCCGACAACCGTATGTTTACTAATAACCATTGTATGAGCACTCAATCAAAAGTATCCAATTCAGAAGTCTGGTTTAACTATCAACGCAGCCAATGTGGTGGTGGACAAAAAAATAAAGTGGTAAAAGTCTCTGGCGATAAAATGTTAAAAACCAGTCGCAGTAATAGTTTAGACTACACCTTATTTACCGTTAAAGACTTTAACTCAATCAAGTCATTTAGTTATCTGGGCCTCGATGTAAGAGAACCTCAACAAAATGAAGATATTTATATTGCTCAGCATGGCGCAGGCAACCCTAAAGAGCTGAGTATTGAAGACGATCAAAATTCACGTAACCGCTGCCAGGTAGATAAACCCACCAGTAGTCGTAGTAATTTAGGCTATAAATGTGATACTACCGGTGGTAGTTCTGGATCACCTGTATTGGCAAATAAGAGCCACAAAGTTATTGGTTTACACCACTGGGGAGGCTGCCCAAGCGGCACTAACTCGGCAGCTAAAATTAAAGATATCTGGCCAGAAGTCGCTGAGCATTTTAATAATAAAGTACCTGCCGATGGTGTAGGCGGTAATCCTAACCCTAATCCTGATCCCGATCCAAACCCCAATCCGAATCCAAACCCTAAGCCCAACCCCGATAAGTTTAAACCACTTTCTAACAAGCTTAATGCCTGCCTAGGGGTAAATAGCAGCGCCAAAATAAATGCCAGCAGCTGCCAAAATGATAAATCACAACAATGGGAACTAGACACCAAAGGCCTCTTACATCCAGCCAGCGCACCTGAAAAATGCTTACAAATGCCACAATGGTGGAAAGGCAGCAACCGCGCCGTTATTGGCAGCTGCGACAGCAAACAACTTCACCAACGCTGGCAACTAAAACAAGGCCGCCTTGAAAACCTGGCTTACCCAATGATTTATTTAAAACATTTTAAAGCCTACGGCGACTGGGTTGGCGTATGGACTAAGGATAATGCAGAAGGTGCACAGTGGCAGTGGAAATAG
- a CDS encoding TIGR00266 family protein has protein sequence MSDNQYQVTLTGKLAGSTHLEQAATEFAQLFKTTPELAKQTLQKGRVTIKKNINKAAAIKVRNALDKIGIGCRILTAQEAAAELAALAQQKKIQIEKASTSSTSIDSTPIDSYEPPADHPGLQFKIEGKPDYSFVTVQLPANRTLKVEASAMATMDTHIEMKTKLKGGLGRFVTGESIFINEFTATHGPGEIGIAPGAPGDMAHIYLDGDILYLQNSAFVASAMNVNIESKWQGFTKGFFSGENLFLIRASGKGDLWFNSYGAIIEIDVQGNYVVDTGNIVAFTEQLDYKISKVGGYKSLFFSGEGFVCRFSGQGKVWIQTRGVDAFAWWAHTYRPSRSSG, from the coding sequence ATGTCAGATAACCAATACCAAGTCACCCTAACGGGCAAACTAGCTGGGTCCACTCATTTAGAACAAGCAGCCACCGAGTTTGCTCAACTGTTTAAAACAACCCCTGAACTAGCTAAACAAACTCTGCAAAAAGGCCGAGTTACCATTAAAAAAAATATCAATAAAGCAGCAGCTATTAAAGTTCGTAATGCACTTGATAAAATTGGTATTGGTTGTCGTATATTAACCGCACAAGAAGCCGCAGCTGAATTAGCTGCTCTTGCTCAACAGAAAAAAATTCAAATCGAAAAAGCTTCCACTTCTTCCACCTCAATTGATAGCACCCCTATTGATAGTTACGAGCCGCCTGCTGATCATCCTGGCTTGCAGTTTAAAATTGAAGGTAAACCCGATTACAGCTTTGTCACTGTTCAATTACCAGCTAACCGAACGCTGAAAGTAGAAGCCTCCGCCATGGCAACCATGGATACCCATATTGAAATGAAAACTAAATTAAAAGGAGGTCTAGGCAGGTTTGTTACTGGAGAATCGATCTTTATAAATGAATTTACTGCCACCCATGGCCCTGGTGAAATAGGCATTGCCCCTGGGGCACCTGGTGACATGGCCCATATCTATTTAGATGGCGATATTCTTTATTTACAAAATTCTGCTTTTGTTGCCTCTGCCATGAATGTCAATATTGAATCAAAATGGCAAGGCTTTACCAAAGGCTTTTTTTCTGGAGAAAATTTATTTTTGATTCGAGCTTCTGGCAAAGGTGACTTATGGTTTAACAGCTATGGCGCCATAATAGAAATCGATGTTCAGGGTAATTACGTTGTAGATACTGGGAATATTGTAGCATTCACCGAACAACTGGATTATAAAATAAGTAAGGTAGGTGGTTATAAGTCTCTATTCTTTTCAGGGGAAGGCTTTGTCTGTCGCTTTTCAGGACAGGGTAAAGTATGGATACAAACCCGTGGTGTTGACGCTTTTGCCTGGTGGGCTCATACCTATAGACCAAGTAGAAGTAGTGGTTAA
- a CDS encoding TIGR00266 family protein, translating to MNIQLLHRPGNTAAKVTLNPAEICTAESGAMIAMSNNIQITTTTHKRGKGSIIKAVKRMVAGESLFINHFEAQKTPGEVWFGTALAGDLEVMQLDNETLIVQGSSFLACEHNIEIDLGWQGFKSVFSGERVFWVHLQGTGKVIVSSFGAIYPIQVDGEYIVDTGHIVAFNETLNFTITKAGKSWLHSFLGGEGLVCKFHGKGTVWCQSHNPSSFGSLLGSDLKPR from the coding sequence ATGAATATACAACTATTACATCGCCCAGGAAATACGGCTGCCAAAGTCACCTTAAACCCTGCTGAAATTTGTACAGCTGAGTCAGGCGCCATGATTGCGATGAGCAATAATATTCAAATAACCACAACAACGCATAAACGCGGGAAAGGCAGTATTATAAAAGCAGTTAAACGGATGGTAGCAGGCGAGTCACTTTTTATTAACCATTTTGAGGCACAAAAAACACCAGGTGAAGTATGGTTTGGTACTGCATTGGCTGGCGATTTGGAAGTCATGCAGCTTGATAATGAAACCCTGATTGTTCAAGGTAGCTCTTTTCTAGCCTGTGAACATAATATTGAAATCGACCTGGGCTGGCAGGGATTTAAATCGGTATTTTCGGGTGAACGGGTTTTTTGGGTGCACCTTCAGGGCACAGGAAAAGTAATTGTCAGTTCCTTTGGTGCTATTTATCCCATTCAAGTGGATGGTGAGTACATTGTAGATACTGGCCATATTGTTGCTTTTAATGAAACGCTGAACTTTACCATCACCAAAGCGGGTAAAAGCTGGTTACACTCATTTTTGGGCGGCGAAGGCTTGGTGTGTAAATTTCATGGAAAAGGTACCGTTTGGTGCCAATCTCATAACCCCAGTAGTTTTGGCTCATTACTTGGTAGTGATCTTAAACCCCGCTAA
- a CDS encoding TIGR00266 family protein yields the protein MKTEIKGGRAFSYLDIQLSPGETITAESDAMATMSADLDLTSRFNGGFLPALARRFLGGETLFINEFANNSKGNRQITLVQPTPGEIKEIELKGNRLYLQPGAFLACTQGIKLGVKWAGIVSWLAKEGLFKVVVKGHGKVWYGAFGALLEKQVDGEYIVDTSHLVAYEPTIKLKLQLAGGIFSSLFSGEGLVTRVVGKGKIIIQTRSLAGLAGWINPKLP from the coding sequence ATGAAAACTGAAATTAAAGGCGGTCGTGCTTTTTCCTATTTAGATATTCAACTTTCCCCTGGAGAAACTATAACGGCAGAGTCGGATGCCATGGCAACCATGTCGGCTGATTTAGACCTGACATCAAGATTTAATGGTGGTTTTTTACCGGCCTTAGCCCGACGTTTTTTAGGGGGAGAAACCTTATTTATTAACGAGTTTGCAAATAATAGCAAAGGCAATCGACAAATAACGCTGGTTCAGCCAACCCCCGGTGAAATTAAAGAAATTGAGTTAAAAGGTAACCGCTTGTACTTGCAACCTGGCGCCTTTCTCGCCTGTACCCAAGGTATTAAGCTTGGGGTCAAATGGGCTGGTATTGTTTCTTGGTTAGCGAAAGAAGGTCTGTTTAAAGTAGTCGTCAAAGGGCATGGTAAAGTCTGGTACGGTGCATTTGGCGCATTATTGGAAAAACAAGTTGATGGCGAATATATTGTTGATACCAGCCACTTAGTTGCCTATGAACCGACTATTAAACTCAAGTTACAATTGGCAGGCGGCATTTTCTCTAGCCTATTTAGTGGTGAAGGGCTGGTCACTCGTGTTGTTGGTAAAGGCAAAATTATTATTCAAACTCGCAGTTTAGCGGGATTAGCTGGCTGGATTAATCCTAAATTACCTTAG
- a CDS encoding M48 family metallopeptidase — MIQTQSSYTAHAFYQDLPNGRCSGTLTIGKGKIVFAGGGQALSIPIEGSEFKLGGASNRLVFISHPDQPDFTCYTNNLEILKNPLLTSHSAIAAQFTNAKRKRTKNNFIFATIALLILASPFSLYFAMSPAAALLARQVPVSWEQTLGEQAIKQYQLSSTFMSDKQAKIFLSPLTKPLIDAIPNSPYQFHFYVAKDEEINAFALPGGYIVIHSGLILKADSAEELLGVVAHEIAHVTEQHGLRNIISATGTFIIVDALLGDMSGLLAVLADAAPLLINQSYSRQFESDADEQGVVLLKAANINPQGLHQFFKKIQEEEAKRLAQITGDDSHEVVQQSLTLLSSHPATSDRISQLKLLTQENDRSYRNLNQEFEQLKQAVQQFVTHTSSDPTTDEN; from the coding sequence ATGATTCAAACCCAATCCAGTTATACTGCCCATGCCTTTTACCAAGATCTTCCCAATGGTCGCTGTTCAGGGACCTTAACCATTGGTAAAGGGAAAATAGTCTTTGCTGGAGGGGGGCAAGCGCTAAGCATCCCCATAGAAGGCAGTGAATTTAAATTAGGCGGTGCAAGTAACCGTTTGGTGTTTATTTCTCACCCTGATCAGCCTGACTTTACTTGTTATACCAACAACCTTGAGATTCTCAAAAACCCGTTGTTGACCAGCCACTCTGCCATTGCCGCTCAATTTACTAACGCCAAACGAAAGCGAACAAAAAACAACTTTATTTTTGCTACTATCGCGCTACTAATACTTGCCAGCCCTTTTTCGCTTTACTTCGCCATGAGCCCTGCTGCTGCGTTACTTGCCAGACAAGTGCCGGTTAGCTGGGAACAAACATTAGGAGAGCAAGCGATAAAACAATATCAACTCAGCAGCACCTTTATGTCTGACAAACAGGCAAAAATCTTTCTAAGCCCCCTGACCAAACCGTTGATCGACGCAATTCCCAACAGCCCATATCAATTTCATTTTTATGTTGCTAAAGATGAAGAAATTAATGCATTTGCCTTACCTGGCGGCTACATTGTGATTCACTCTGGGCTAATTTTAAAAGCAGATAGTGCCGAAGAATTGCTGGGCGTTGTTGCCCATGAAATCGCTCATGTTACTGAGCAACATGGATTACGCAACATTATCAGTGCTACAGGCACGTTTATCATTGTGGACGCGTTGCTAGGTGACATGTCTGGTCTTTTAGCTGTCCTTGCAGACGCAGCCCCGTTATTAATTAACCAAAGTTATTCCCGACAGTTTGAGTCAGATGCAGACGAGCAAGGCGTGGTTTTATTAAAAGCTGCCAATATCAACCCACAAGGGCTTCATCAATTCTTCAAAAAAATTCAAGAGGAAGAGGCCAAGCGCCTAGCACAAATTACTGGCGATGATAGCCATGAAGTAGTTCAACAATCTCTTACCCTATTAAGCAGCCACCCAGCCACATCAGATCGAATTAGTCAGCTAAAATTATTAACACAAGAAAATGATCGCTCCTATCGTAATTTGAACCAGGAGTTTGAACAATTGAAACAAGCCGTACAACAATTTGTCACCCATACTTCATCGGACCCCACTACAGATGAAAACTGA
- a CDS encoding isopenicillin N synthase family dioxygenase — translation MQVQTVDYLAPDCAQRFVESLRTTGFGVLKNHPISQTLVESIYQNWYEFFVSAEKHQYQYNVDTQDGYFPPDVSEVAKGHQVKDIKEYYHIYPWGQTPPELKAEAMSYYQIANQLATELLGWVESHTPAEIAQHYSMPLSKMIENSRGTLLRVLHYPPLTGEEEPGAIRAAAHEDINLLTILPAANEPGLQVKGSNGEWLDVPCDFGTLIINTGDMLQEASQGYFPSTTHRVINPSGGRRDKSRISLPLFLHPNPDVVLSERYTAGEYLQERLRELGVI, via the coding sequence ATGCAAGTACAGACTGTTGATTATTTAGCCCCTGATTGTGCCCAGCGATTTGTTGAGTCTTTACGAACAACAGGGTTTGGGGTATTAAAAAACCACCCGATTTCGCAAACCCTGGTAGAGTCTATTTATCAAAATTGGTATGAATTTTTTGTCAGTGCTGAAAAACACCAGTATCAATACAATGTGGATACCCAAGATGGTTATTTTCCTCCTGATGTGTCTGAGGTAGCGAAAGGCCATCAGGTTAAAGACATTAAAGAGTATTACCATATTTACCCTTGGGGACAAACACCGCCTGAATTGAAAGCCGAAGCCATGAGTTATTATCAAATAGCTAACCAACTGGCTACTGAGTTACTGGGCTGGGTAGAGTCACATACACCAGCTGAAATCGCTCAGCACTATTCAATGCCTTTATCAAAAATGATAGAAAACAGTCGTGGTACCTTGCTAAGGGTATTGCATTATCCGCCATTAACGGGTGAAGAAGAGCCTGGGGCAATTCGTGCGGCTGCTCATGAAGATATTAATTTACTGACTATTTTGCCTGCTGCTAATGAGCCTGGTTTACAAGTGAAAGGCAGTAATGGTGAATGGCTGGATGTTCCCTGTGACTTCGGCACATTAATTATTAACACTGGTGATATGCTTCAGGAAGCCTCACAAGGGTATTTTCCCTCTACTACTCATCGGGTGATTAACCCGAGTGGCGGCAGACGCGACAAGTCGAGAATTTCGTTACCATTATTTTTGCACCCTAACCCAGATGTTGTATTGTCAGAACGTTATACGGCAGGTGAATACCTGCAAGAAAGGCTGAGAGAGCTTGGAGTGATTTAA